The Pan troglodytes isolate AG18354 chromosome 19, NHGRI_mPanTro3-v2.0_pri, whole genome shotgun sequence region CTGGAGCCTCCTAGAGCTGCATAGAGTCTTCACCAAGGGTGAGCCTCCTGGGCCCTTCTGGACCTCCTGCAGATGAGGATTGTTGTGGGGTGCTGTGGCCCAGCCTACCAGCTCACTCCTCCACTGCCTGCAGGTACTGTCCTCCTAGACCTGCAAGAGACCTCCCTGGCTGGAGTGGCCAACCAACTGCTAGACAGGTTTATCTTTGAAGACCAGATCCGGCCTCAGGACCGAGAGGAGCTGCTCCGGGCCCTGCTGCTCAAACACAGGTGCCCCTGCCTGCCAGGGCCTGGATTCCATATCCAGTGGGCCCATTTCCCCAGCCCACTTGCCCCAAGTTCTCCCCCGGGATCCAGGTGGCCCTACCCTCACCAGGCAGGGGCCCACTTTCCTCCACTATGGCTCCCATCTCTGACACCTTGAAAGGGGTGGCTATGTCCTATGCTCAGAGTTGGGGGCTGCTGGTCCCCAGGAGGGCAGACCTGCAAGGCCCTTTTCTGTAGCCACTCTTGATCCCGCCTCGTCATTCCAGAGGCCACCCACTTACATCTACAACGTCCTTGGAGAGGAGGTTCTGATTCTCCTTCCATCCCAGGGTCTCTCTGGTCTGGTCTGGGAAGTCCCAGATGTCTACCCTTGATGTCTACCCCAGTCCCTTGATGTTCGCCCTTGATCCCTCCCACCACTGATAGCTCAGCCTGAACAGCTTACTCAGCCCATGTCCCCTGTACGTCCTGCAGCCACGCTGGAGAGCTGGAGGCCCTGGGGGGTGTGAAGCCTGCAGTCCTGACACGCTCTGGGGATCCTTCACAGCCTCTGCTCCCCCAACACTCCTCACTGGAGACACAGCTCTTCTGTGAGCAGGTGAGTCCGTtacagggtcagggtcagggtcagggtgggGCAAGGAGAGAGCTTTCTCAAACGCCAGCAGGGGTCCTGAAAAACCGACCACAAGCAGGGGACCAGAAGCACTCCTGCGCCCGGGGGGTGCCAGGAGAGTTGGGAAGCGAGAATGGGAAGGGGAGGATGCTCAGGTCTCCCAGGTCAGACTGGCCCGAGGACTCCCGTCACCACCCTCCTTCCCACAGGGAGATGGGGGCACAGAAGGGCACTCACCATCTGGAATTCTGGAAAAGATTCCCCCGGATTCAGAGGCCACGTTGGTGCTAGTGGGTAAGAACAGGCATCTCTACCCTCAGCCCTCCACACCCCTCGTGTCTTGGCTCAGCCTGTCTTTCCCTCAGCCTGGACCCCCGCAGCCCCATCTCTTCAGCACACCCACCCTGGGCTCCTTGGCCTGGCCTGATCTTCTCATCCCCTAACAGGCCGTGCCGACTTCCTGAAGCAGCCGGTGCTGGGCTTCGTGAGGCTGCAGGAGGCAGCGGAGCTGGAGGCGGTGGAGCTGCCGGTGCCTATACGCTTCCTCTTTGTGTTGCTGGGACCTGAGGCCCCCCACATCGATTACACCCAGCTTGGCCGGGCTGCTGCCACCCTCATGTCAGAGAGGGTGAGGAAGGGCCggagagggctgggctggggaagCTTGGGACCTGGATGGTGGCTGAGGCCTGCTCTCCAACCTGGCCTGGGTTACTTTAGGTTCACTGGTTTGACCCATTCAGCCTAATCCAGCTGCTGCTATCCTACCTGGCGGGGGCAGTCGGGGCGTGCAGTCTGGCCCTGCTCTGGCCTGGTCTCGTCTGATTGGCTTTGGCCTGGCTTAGTCTAGTCCAGCTCACTATGACCTGGTTCCACCTGGTCAGGTCTGGCTTGGTCGGGCCTAGTCAGCTCTAGTTTCATCTAGTCTGCTTAACCCACCAGGTTAGCTTTagttccttctcctttccccacCCAGGGCCCCCGTCTGTCTCCCCAGAGCTCTTTCTTAGTGGGGAGAGTAGGGGTGGGAGCGGGCAGGAAAAGCAGTTCCTGGCAATGGGAGCTGCTGCTTGAGGGGGTTCTGGTTCCTGGAGGCCCTGGCTGTGGACTCCTGGGTCCTTTCCCTCCGCAGTTCCGGGCAGCCCTGACCCTGTCTCCTGCCCCTAGGTGTTCCGCATAGATGCCTACATGGCTCAGAGCCGAGGGGAGCTGCTGCACTCCCTAGAGGGCTTCCTGGACTGCAGCCTAGTGCTGCCTCCCACCGATGCCCCCTCCGAGCAGGCACTGCTCAGTCTGGTGCCTGTGCAGAGGGAGCTACTTCGAAGGCGCTATCAGTCCAGCCCTGCCAAGCCAGACTCCAGCTTCTACAAGGGCCTAGGTACCTGCCCTTCCCAGCTGAGGCTTTCTGAGCCCCCACCGACACCCAGACACCTCAGCGTAGCCTCTGTCTCCCATCACATGTTCCCCTCTCATCGCTCCCTTTGCCCACATCTTCCAGATTTCTTGGCCACCCCATTCCCATCAGACAATCTCCCCTACACCCTCCAGTCCCCTTTCCCCTCACCTCCTCCAGCTACTCCCTCTGACCATGCTCTTATCCTCCACCACAGACTTAAATGGGGGCCCAGGGGGCCCCAGGGGCCCAGATGACCCTCTGCAGCAGACAGGCCAGCTCTTCGGGGGCCTGGTGCGTGATATCCGGCGCCGCTACCCCTATTACCTGAGTGACATCACAGATGCATTCAGCCCCCAGGTCCTGGCTGCCGTCATCTTCATCTACTTTGCTGCCCTGTCACCCGCCATCACCTTCGGCGGCCTCCTGGGTCAGTGCCAATACCTGTCTCCCTAACTCTTGCCTCTGACCCTCTGGCCTCTGTCTCAGCCCCAACTTCTGACTCTGTCTGACCCTCCAGACCCCTGCATCAGCCTGACCATGACTTGCTCTATGGGCTCCTGGaaatgatctcctgaccttgatcCCACTGTGACCTCTACCCACAGGAGAAAAGACCCGGAACCAGATGGGAGTGTCGGAGCTGCTGATCTCCACTGCAGTGCAGGGCATTCTCTTCGCCCTGCTGGGGGCTCAGCCCCTGCTTGTGGTCGGCTTCTCAGGACCCCTGCTGGTGTTTGAGGAAGCCTTCTTCTCGGTAGTTCTGTCCTTACCCCACTGACCCTGTCATGTCCCCCGCACCACCTGCCTGATGCATGGTGCCTTGCCCCAAGGCCCTTTGACTGACCGGCTTCTTCTGACCACCCTGCAGTTCTGTGAGAGCAACGGTCTAGAGTACATCGTGGGCCGCGTGTGGATCGGCTTCTGGCTCATCCTgctggtggtgttggtggtggccTTCGAGGGTAGCTTCCTGGTCCGCTTCATCTCCCGCTATACCCAGGAGATCTTCTCCTTCCTCATTTCCCTCATCTTCATCTATGAGACTTTCTCCAAGCTGATCAAGGTGGGGGCCTATGGGGATGTTAATGCACACGGGAGGTTGTGTATAAGACTGAGACAGTGGCCAGGCGCgagggctcaggcctgtaatctcagaactttgggaggccgaggtgggtggatcacccgagatcaggagttcaagaccagcctgaccaacattgtgaaactccatctctattaaaaatacaaaaatcagccaggtgtggtggcatgcatctgtaatcccagctactcaggaggctgaggcaggagaactacttgaacccgggaggtggaggttgcagtgagccgagattgtgccactacactccagcctgggcaacagaggaagactccgtctcaaaaaaaaaaaaaaaaaaaagactgagccATTGTGTCCTCGCACATGTGTCTGTGCAGCATTTGTGTGTCTTTGCTTTCACCTGTGTACATAACCATGTGACTGTGCACATGACTGTGACAACATATGTGTCTGTGTCAACATATGTGTCTATGTCTGTGTAGTCACACATCTGCACACAGGACTGTGCAGCTGTGTTGACTGTGACCACATATGTGTTGGCACCTGCTGCCTGTGGCCAGCACTCTTGCTGAGGCATGAGAGGGTGCCTCTGTGTTGCACATGTCCAGTTCATGACCACACCTGATGTGAGCAATGGGTAAGTATGGGCATGACACTGAGCATGTGAAAGTACATGCACAGTGAGAGCTGGGGGGACTCTGGAGCCTCTGAAgtcccccactccctcccctgTGCTTGTCCTCAAGAGCTGCAGGGCTTGTGGATGGAGTGCCCAGCCACCTTGGCTTGGCTCCCATCATCTTAAGCTCTGCTTGCCTTTGTACCTGCATTTTATATGGGAGAAGGGTGGGCCCTATGTGTTGTCCCCTGATTCTGTTGGATGGAGGGTCTTTCTGTGTCCAGGTCTTTTAACCCCTTGTTAGAAACTTCCCTGACCCTTGTTTCCTGACCTCCAGCCTTCTCATGTCTCCCAGGTCCTGGGTGTACATGTGTGCTCGCACACACACCCATTGCCTTCCATGGCCCTCCCTGCCTAAACCTAGGCTGTCTTCATTCCTGAAAACCAAGCTGTAGAATCCCATTTATCCTCTGTTTCCATGTCAATTGAGGAagaagatagatggatggatggatgaatagatggataatggatggacggatggatggatggatggttggatggatggatgattgatgaatgagtgggtggatgatggacggatgaatggatggataaatgggttgatagatagatgataggtaggtggatggatgggtagatggataatgaatggatgggtgaataaTCAATGGATGATCAATGGataatggatagatgaatgatggatgggtggataaatggatggatgatgaattAATAGATGACTGGATGAATGGATAGTAGTGCTGGGTAGAGTTAGCTGGTGGTATTTTCCAGCCCAAGCCAAAGCTGGGAGAGAACAGAATGCCTTGGTTTTCTGCTGCAGATCTTCCAGGACCACCCACTACAGAAGACTTATAACTACAACGTGTTGATGGTGCCCAAACCTCAGGGCCCCCTGCCCAACACAGCCCTCCTCTCCCTTGTGCTCATGGCCGGTACCTTCTTCTTTGCCATGATGCTGCGCAAGTTCAAGAACAGCTCCTATTTCCCTGGCAAGGTCAGCATACCCTCCTCGCCTGTCCTTGCCAACACTGCCCTATCCCAGCCCAAAGCCCCCCGCTCCAAATTCCTCAGTGCCCTTAGCTTCCCTTCTTTTTCAGATTCCCATTCCCAATTCCAACCTCCCCTGGCCCTATCCTTACCTAGGGTTTCACTCTATGGGCAAGCCCCTCCCACTTTCATGGCATGCCCAGCCTGAGAACTGCtgggggaagaagaaaggaggcaGACATAGCTGAGGTGCAGGACAGGGCATTAGATGCTGATGGATCCCCTGGAAGAGCAGGGCCCCGTGGGTGAATATAGGgcaggaggaaggcaggaggTGGGGAGTGACTGGGCACTGACCACTGGTCCTTTCACCTGCCCCCAGCTGCGTCGGGTCATCGGGGACTTCGGGGTCCCCATCTCCATCCTGATCATGGTCCTGGTGGATTTCTTCATTCAGGATACCTACACCCAGGTgacccctcctcccagccctcaGACCATGATACCCCCCAGGTCCTCATTTCCACCCCCCAGCATGCCTCTTCCCTAGAATAGCTTTCCCCAACCTGAAGCCAGCTGGGACTGCCTCTACCCATCCCTGCCTCCTCTTGGAGTCCCATGTGCTTCTCACAGCCCCAGAGGACCCCTGTGGCCAAAG contains the following coding sequences:
- the SLC4A1 gene encoding band 3 anion transport protein isoform X2, which codes for MDEKNQELRWMEAARWVRLEENLGENGAWGHPHLSHLTFWSLLELHRVFTKGTVLLDLQETSLAGVANQLLDRFIFEDQIRPQDREELLRALLLKHSHAGELEALGGVKPAVLTRSGDPSQPLLPQHSSLETQLFCEQGDGGTEGHSPSGILEKIPPDSEATLVLVGRADFLKQPVLGFVRLQEAAELEAVELPVPIRFLFVLLGPEAPHIDYTQLGRAAATLMSERVFRIDAYMAQSRGELLHSLEGFLDCSLVLPPTDAPSEQALLSLVPVQRELLRRRYQSSPAKPDSSFYKGLDLNGGPGGPRGPDDPLQQTGQLFGGLVRDIRRRYPYYLSDITDAFSPQVLAAVIFIYFAALSPAITFGGLLGEKTRNQMGVSELLISTAVQGILFALLGAQPLLVVGFSGPLLVFEEAFFSFCESNGLEYIVGRVWIGFWLILLVVLVVAFEGSFLVRFISRYTQEIFSFLISLIFIYETFSKLIKIFQDHPLQKTYNYNVLMVPKPQGPLPNTALLSLVLMAGTFFFAMMLRKFKNSSYFPGKLRRVIGDFGVPISILIMVLVDFFIQDTYTQKLSVPDGFKVSNSSARGWVIHPLGLRSEFPIWMMFASALPALLVFILIFLESQITTLIVSKPERKMVKGSGFHLDLLLVVGMGGVAALFGMPWLSATTVRSVTHANALTVMGKASTPGAAAQIQEVKEQRISGLLVAVLVGLSILMEPILSRIPLAVLFGIFLYMGVTSLSGIQLFDRILLLFKPPKYHPDVPYVKRVKTWRMHLFTGIQIICLAVLWVVKSTPASLALPFVLILTVPLRRILLPLIFRNLELQCLDADDAKATFDEEEGRDEYDEVAMPV
- the SLC4A1 gene encoding band 3 anion transport protein isoform X1 encodes the protein MEELQDDYEDMMEENLEQEEYEDPDIPESQMEEPADEPQMEEPAAHDTEATATDYRTTFHPGIHEVYVELQELVMDEKNQELRWMEAARWVRLEENLGENGAWGHPHLSHLTFWSLLELHRVFTKGTVLLDLQETSLAGVANQLLDRFIFEDQIRPQDREELLRALLLKHSHAGELEALGGVKPAVLTRSGDPSQPLLPQHSSLETQLFCEQGDGGTEGHSPSGILEKIPPDSEATLVLVGRADFLKQPVLGFVRLQEAAELEAVELPVPIRFLFVLLGPEAPHIDYTQLGRAAATLMSERVFRIDAYMAQSRGELLHSLEGFLDCSLVLPPTDAPSEQALLSLVPVQRELLRRRYQSSPAKPDSSFYKGLDLNGGPGGPRGPDDPLQQTGQLFGGLVRDIRRRYPYYLSDITDAFSPQVLAAVIFIYFAALSPAITFGGLLGEKTRNQMGVSELLISTAVQGILFALLGAQPLLVVGFSGPLLVFEEAFFSFCESNGLEYIVGRVWIGFWLILLVVLVVAFEGSFLVRFISRYTQEIFSFLISLIFIYETFSKLIKIFQDHPLQKTYNYNVLMVPKPQGPLPNTALLSLVLMAGTFFFAMMLRKFKNSSYFPGKLRRVIGDFGVPISILIMVLVDFFIQDTYTQKLSVPDGFKVSNSSARGWVIHPLGLRSEFPIWMMFASALPALLVFILIFLESQITTLIVSKPERKMVKGSGFHLDLLLVVGMGGVAALFGMPWLSATTVRSVTHANALTVMGKASTPGAAAQIQEVKEQRISGLLVAVLVGLSILMEPILSRIPLAVLFGIFLYMGVTSLSGIQLFDRILLLFKPPKYHPDVPYVKRVKTWRMHLFTGIQIICLAVLWVVKSTPASLALPFVLILTVPLRRILLPLIFRNLELQCLDADDAKATFDEEEGRDEYDEVAMPV